Proteins encoded within one genomic window of Brassica rapa cultivar Chiifu-401-42 chromosome A09, CAAS_Brap_v3.01, whole genome shotgun sequence:
- the LOC103838437 gene encoding transcription factor bHLH112 isoform X4 codes for MAEEFQATAAICGSGGGAWWNSPRSVMSPSDHFLSPCFGQREADSDSGGSTVSIDSTLQMMGLGFSSNSSSDWNQTVLQEDLNSSFISSQDHYHGQGFLSTTSSPYLLNPACSSSSSPSPPSSSLLQTFYDQEPSQYRFLSTTSCSINDPQLSWASSKTSPHHQAAYGIINNFSNSTNSRPFWSSSSTTNLNNTPHNSFVTYSQIIPTRLEDKTKKTKGQSESLKRAKDNDSASKKQRISTPSPLPTFKVRKENLRDQITSLQQLVSPFGKVLSTPYMKQGASVQQQHQKSGKSQDGNENQELRAHGLCLVPISSTFPVANETTADFWTPTFGGNSFR; via the exons ATGGCTGAGGAGTTTCAAGCGACGGCAGCAATTTGCGGCAGCGGAGGCGGCGCGTGGTGGAACTCGCCAAGGAGCGTTATGTCCCCTTCGGATCATTTCTTGTCGCCATGTTTCGGACAGCGAGAGGCTGATTCTGACAGTGGAGGAAGCACCGTGAGTATTGACTCGACGTTGCAAATGATGGGTCTAGGGTTTTCCTCAAACTCTTCTTCAGACTGGAACCAAACCGTTTT ACAAGAAGACTTAAACTCAAGCTTCATAAGCTCACAAGATCACTATCATGGCCAAGGATTCTTATCTACAACTAGTTCACCTTATCTTCTTAATCCAGCTTGTTCTTCATCTTCGTCACCTtctcctccttcctcaagcttgtTACAAACCTTTTACGATCAGGAACCGAGTCAGTACAGGTTCCTTTCTACCACTAGCTGTTCAATCAACGATCCTCAGCTCTCTTGGGCTAGTAGTAAGACAAGTCCTCATCATCAAGCTGCTTATGGAATAATTAACAACTTCTCTAACAGCACAAACTCTCGACCCTTTTGGAGTTCTTCATCAACCACTAACTTAAACAACACGCCGCATAACAGTTTTGTAACCTATTCGCAGATAATACCTACTCGTCTTGAGGACAAAACTAAG AAGACTAAAGGCCAGAGCGAGTCTTTAAAGAGAGCAAAGGATAATGATTCCGCGTCGAAGAAACAGAGAATTAGCACGCCTTCACCATTGCCAACTTTTAAG GTGAGAAAAGAGAATCTAAGGGACCAGATTACTTCATTACAACAGTTAGTTTCACCTTTCGGAAAG gTTCTAAGCACTCCATACATGAAACAAGGTGCTTCCGTCCAACAACAACATCAG AAATCTGGTAAGAGTCAAGATGGAAACGAGAATCAAGAACTAAGAGCACACGGTCTGTGTCTCGTTCCCATATCGAGCACTTTTCCGGTGGCTAATGAAACAACCGCCGACTTCTGGACACCAACGTTTGGGGGCAACAGTTTCAG GTGA
- the LOC103838437 gene encoding transcription factor bHLH112 isoform X3, whose amino-acid sequence MAEEFQATAAICGSGGGAWWNSPRSVMSPSDHFLSPCFGQREADSDSGGSTVSIDSTLQMMGLGFSSNSSSDWNQTVLQEDLNSSFISSQDHYHGQGFLSTTSSPYLLNPACSSSSSPSPPSSSLLQTFYDQEPSQYRFLSTTSCSINDPQLSWASSKTSPHHQAAYGIINNFSNSTNSRPFWSSSSTTNLNNTPHNSFVTYSQIIPTRLEDKTKNQKTKGQSESLKRAKDNDSASKKQRISTPSPLPTFKVRKENLRDQITSLQQLVSPFGKVLSTPYMKQGASVQQQHQKSGKSQDGNENQELRAHGLCLVPISSTFPVANETTADFWTPTFGGNSFR is encoded by the exons ATGGCTGAGGAGTTTCAAGCGACGGCAGCAATTTGCGGCAGCGGAGGCGGCGCGTGGTGGAACTCGCCAAGGAGCGTTATGTCCCCTTCGGATCATTTCTTGTCGCCATGTTTCGGACAGCGAGAGGCTGATTCTGACAGTGGAGGAAGCACCGTGAGTATTGACTCGACGTTGCAAATGATGGGTCTAGGGTTTTCCTCAAACTCTTCTTCAGACTGGAACCAAACCGTTTT ACAAGAAGACTTAAACTCAAGCTTCATAAGCTCACAAGATCACTATCATGGCCAAGGATTCTTATCTACAACTAGTTCACCTTATCTTCTTAATCCAGCTTGTTCTTCATCTTCGTCACCTtctcctccttcctcaagcttgtTACAAACCTTTTACGATCAGGAACCGAGTCAGTACAGGTTCCTTTCTACCACTAGCTGTTCAATCAACGATCCTCAGCTCTCTTGGGCTAGTAGTAAGACAAGTCCTCATCATCAAGCTGCTTATGGAATAATTAACAACTTCTCTAACAGCACAAACTCTCGACCCTTTTGGAGTTCTTCATCAACCACTAACTTAAACAACACGCCGCATAACAGTTTTGTAACCTATTCGCAGATAATACCTACTCGTCTTGAGGACAAAACTAAG AATCAGAAGACTAAAGGCCAGAGCGAGTCTTTAAAGAGAGCAAAGGATAATGATTCCGCGTCGAAGAAACAGAGAATTAGCACGCCTTCACCATTGCCAACTTTTAAG GTGAGAAAAGAGAATCTAAGGGACCAGATTACTTCATTACAACAGTTAGTTTCACCTTTCGGAAAG gTTCTAAGCACTCCATACATGAAACAAGGTGCTTCCGTCCAACAACAACATCAG AAATCTGGTAAGAGTCAAGATGGAAACGAGAATCAAGAACTAAGAGCACACGGTCTGTGTCTCGTTCCCATATCGAGCACTTTTCCGGTGGCTAATGAAACAACCGCCGACTTCTGGACACCAACGTTTGGGGGCAACAGTTTCAG GTGA
- the LOC103838437 gene encoding transcription factor bHLH112 isoform X2: MAEEFQATAAICGSGGGAWWNSPRSVMSPSDHFLSPCFGQREADSDSGGSTVSIDSTLQMMGLGFSSNSSSDWNQTVLQEDLNSSFISSQDHYHGQGFLSTTSSPYLLNPACSSSSSPSPPSSSLLQTFYDQEPSQYRFLSTTSCSINDPQLSWASSKTSPHHQAAYGIINNFSNSTNSRPFWSSSSTTNLNNTPHNSFVTYSQIIPTRLEDKTKKTKGQSESLKRAKDNDSASKKQRISTPSPLPTFKVRKENLRDQITSLQQLVSPFGKTDTASVLQESIEYIKFLHDQVTVLSTPYMKQGASVQQQHQKSGKSQDGNENQELRAHGLCLVPISSTFPVANETTADFWTPTFGGNSFR; the protein is encoded by the exons ATGGCTGAGGAGTTTCAAGCGACGGCAGCAATTTGCGGCAGCGGAGGCGGCGCGTGGTGGAACTCGCCAAGGAGCGTTATGTCCCCTTCGGATCATTTCTTGTCGCCATGTTTCGGACAGCGAGAGGCTGATTCTGACAGTGGAGGAAGCACCGTGAGTATTGACTCGACGTTGCAAATGATGGGTCTAGGGTTTTCCTCAAACTCTTCTTCAGACTGGAACCAAACCGTTTT ACAAGAAGACTTAAACTCAAGCTTCATAAGCTCACAAGATCACTATCATGGCCAAGGATTCTTATCTACAACTAGTTCACCTTATCTTCTTAATCCAGCTTGTTCTTCATCTTCGTCACCTtctcctccttcctcaagcttgtTACAAACCTTTTACGATCAGGAACCGAGTCAGTACAGGTTCCTTTCTACCACTAGCTGTTCAATCAACGATCCTCAGCTCTCTTGGGCTAGTAGTAAGACAAGTCCTCATCATCAAGCTGCTTATGGAATAATTAACAACTTCTCTAACAGCACAAACTCTCGACCCTTTTGGAGTTCTTCATCAACCACTAACTTAAACAACACGCCGCATAACAGTTTTGTAACCTATTCGCAGATAATACCTACTCGTCTTGAGGACAAAACTAAG AAGACTAAAGGCCAGAGCGAGTCTTTAAAGAGAGCAAAGGATAATGATTCCGCGTCGAAGAAACAGAGAATTAGCACGCCTTCACCATTGCCAACTTTTAAG GTGAGAAAAGAGAATCTAAGGGACCAGATTACTTCATTACAACAGTTAGTTTCACCTTTCGGAAAG ACAGATACTGCATCCGTTCTCCAAGAATCCATAGAGTACATCAAGTTTCTTCATGATCAAGTCACT gTTCTAAGCACTCCATACATGAAACAAGGTGCTTCCGTCCAACAACAACATCAG AAATCTGGTAAGAGTCAAGATGGAAACGAGAATCAAGAACTAAGAGCACACGGTCTGTGTCTCGTTCCCATATCGAGCACTTTTCCGGTGGCTAATGAAACAACCGCCGACTTCTGGACACCAACGTTTGGGGGCAACAGTTTCAG GTGA
- the LOC103838437 gene encoding transcription factor bHLH112 isoform X7 — protein sequence MAEEFQATAAICGSGGGAWWNSPRSVMSPSDHFLSPCFGQREADSDSGGSTVSIDSTLQMMGLGFSSNSSSDWNQTVLQEDLNSSFISSQDHYHGQGFLSTTSSPYLLNPACSSSSSPSPPSSSLLQTFYDQEPSQYSTNSRPFWSSSSTTNLNNTPHNSFVTYSQIIPTRLEDKTKKTKGQSESLKRAKDNDSASKKQRISTPSPLPTFKVRKENLRDQITSLQQLVSPFGKTDTASVLQESIEYIKFLHDQVTVLSTPYMKQGASVQQQHQKSGKSQDGNENQELRAHGLCLVPISSTFPVANETTADFWTPTFGGNSFR from the exons ATGGCTGAGGAGTTTCAAGCGACGGCAGCAATTTGCGGCAGCGGAGGCGGCGCGTGGTGGAACTCGCCAAGGAGCGTTATGTCCCCTTCGGATCATTTCTTGTCGCCATGTTTCGGACAGCGAGAGGCTGATTCTGACAGTGGAGGAAGCACCGTGAGTATTGACTCGACGTTGCAAATGATGGGTCTAGGGTTTTCCTCAAACTCTTCTTCAGACTGGAACCAAACCGTTTT ACAAGAAGACTTAAACTCAAGCTTCATAAGCTCACAAGATCACTATCATGGCCAAGGATTCTTATCTACAACTAGTTCACCTTATCTTCTTAATCCAGCTTGTTCTTCATCTTCGTCACCTtctcctccttcctcaagcttgtTACAAACCTTTTACGATCAGGAACCGAGTCAGTACAG CACAAACTCTCGACCCTTTTGGAGTTCTTCATCAACCACTAACTTAAACAACACGCCGCATAACAGTTTTGTAACCTATTCGCAGATAATACCTACTCGTCTTGAGGACAAAACTAAG AAGACTAAAGGCCAGAGCGAGTCTTTAAAGAGAGCAAAGGATAATGATTCCGCGTCGAAGAAACAGAGAATTAGCACGCCTTCACCATTGCCAACTTTTAAG GTGAGAAAAGAGAATCTAAGGGACCAGATTACTTCATTACAACAGTTAGTTTCACCTTTCGGAAAG ACAGATACTGCATCCGTTCTCCAAGAATCCATAGAGTACATCAAGTTTCTTCATGATCAAGTCACT gTTCTAAGCACTCCATACATGAAACAAGGTGCTTCCGTCCAACAACAACATCAG AAATCTGGTAAGAGTCAAGATGGAAACGAGAATCAAGAACTAAGAGCACACGGTCTGTGTCTCGTTCCCATATCGAGCACTTTTCCGGTGGCTAATGAAACAACCGCCGACTTCTGGACACCAACGTTTGGGGGCAACAGTTTCAG GTGA
- the LOC103838437 gene encoding transcription factor bHLH112 isoform X1: MAEEFQATAAICGSGGGAWWNSPRSVMSPSDHFLSPCFGQREADSDSGGSTVSIDSTLQMMGLGFSSNSSSDWNQTVLQEDLNSSFISSQDHYHGQGFLSTTSSPYLLNPACSSSSSPSPPSSSLLQTFYDQEPSQYRFLSTTSCSINDPQLSWASSKTSPHHQAAYGIINNFSNSTNSRPFWSSSSTTNLNNTPHNSFVTYSQIIPTRLEDKTKNQKTKGQSESLKRAKDNDSASKKQRISTPSPLPTFKVRKENLRDQITSLQQLVSPFGKTDTASVLQESIEYIKFLHDQVTVLSTPYMKQGASVQQQHQKSGKSQDGNENQELRAHGLCLVPISSTFPVANETTADFWTPTFGGNSFR; encoded by the exons ATGGCTGAGGAGTTTCAAGCGACGGCAGCAATTTGCGGCAGCGGAGGCGGCGCGTGGTGGAACTCGCCAAGGAGCGTTATGTCCCCTTCGGATCATTTCTTGTCGCCATGTTTCGGACAGCGAGAGGCTGATTCTGACAGTGGAGGAAGCACCGTGAGTATTGACTCGACGTTGCAAATGATGGGTCTAGGGTTTTCCTCAAACTCTTCTTCAGACTGGAACCAAACCGTTTT ACAAGAAGACTTAAACTCAAGCTTCATAAGCTCACAAGATCACTATCATGGCCAAGGATTCTTATCTACAACTAGTTCACCTTATCTTCTTAATCCAGCTTGTTCTTCATCTTCGTCACCTtctcctccttcctcaagcttgtTACAAACCTTTTACGATCAGGAACCGAGTCAGTACAGGTTCCTTTCTACCACTAGCTGTTCAATCAACGATCCTCAGCTCTCTTGGGCTAGTAGTAAGACAAGTCCTCATCATCAAGCTGCTTATGGAATAATTAACAACTTCTCTAACAGCACAAACTCTCGACCCTTTTGGAGTTCTTCATCAACCACTAACTTAAACAACACGCCGCATAACAGTTTTGTAACCTATTCGCAGATAATACCTACTCGTCTTGAGGACAAAACTAAG AATCAGAAGACTAAAGGCCAGAGCGAGTCTTTAAAGAGAGCAAAGGATAATGATTCCGCGTCGAAGAAACAGAGAATTAGCACGCCTTCACCATTGCCAACTTTTAAG GTGAGAAAAGAGAATCTAAGGGACCAGATTACTTCATTACAACAGTTAGTTTCACCTTTCGGAAAG ACAGATACTGCATCCGTTCTCCAAGAATCCATAGAGTACATCAAGTTTCTTCATGATCAAGTCACT gTTCTAAGCACTCCATACATGAAACAAGGTGCTTCCGTCCAACAACAACATCAG AAATCTGGTAAGAGTCAAGATGGAAACGAGAATCAAGAACTAAGAGCACACGGTCTGTGTCTCGTTCCCATATCGAGCACTTTTCCGGTGGCTAATGAAACAACCGCCGACTTCTGGACACCAACGTTTGGGGGCAACAGTTTCAG GTGA
- the LOC103838437 gene encoding transcription factor bHLH112 isoform X6, translated as MAEEFQATAAICGSGGGAWWNSPRSVMSPSDHFLSPCFGQREADSDSGGSTVSIDSTLQMMGLGFSSNSSSDWNQTVLQEDLNSSFISSQDHYHGQGFLSTTSSPYLLNPACSSSSSPSPPSSSLLQTFYDQEPSQYSTNSRPFWSSSSTTNLNNTPHNSFVTYSQIIPTRLEDKTKNQKTKGQSESLKRAKDNDSASKKQRISTPSPLPTFKVRKENLRDQITSLQQLVSPFGKTDTASVLQESIEYIKFLHDQVTVLSTPYMKQGASVQQQHQKSGKSQDGNENQELRAHGLCLVPISSTFPVANETTADFWTPTFGGNSFR; from the exons ATGGCTGAGGAGTTTCAAGCGACGGCAGCAATTTGCGGCAGCGGAGGCGGCGCGTGGTGGAACTCGCCAAGGAGCGTTATGTCCCCTTCGGATCATTTCTTGTCGCCATGTTTCGGACAGCGAGAGGCTGATTCTGACAGTGGAGGAAGCACCGTGAGTATTGACTCGACGTTGCAAATGATGGGTCTAGGGTTTTCCTCAAACTCTTCTTCAGACTGGAACCAAACCGTTTT ACAAGAAGACTTAAACTCAAGCTTCATAAGCTCACAAGATCACTATCATGGCCAAGGATTCTTATCTACAACTAGTTCACCTTATCTTCTTAATCCAGCTTGTTCTTCATCTTCGTCACCTtctcctccttcctcaagcttgtTACAAACCTTTTACGATCAGGAACCGAGTCAGTACAG CACAAACTCTCGACCCTTTTGGAGTTCTTCATCAACCACTAACTTAAACAACACGCCGCATAACAGTTTTGTAACCTATTCGCAGATAATACCTACTCGTCTTGAGGACAAAACTAAG AATCAGAAGACTAAAGGCCAGAGCGAGTCTTTAAAGAGAGCAAAGGATAATGATTCCGCGTCGAAGAAACAGAGAATTAGCACGCCTTCACCATTGCCAACTTTTAAG GTGAGAAAAGAGAATCTAAGGGACCAGATTACTTCATTACAACAGTTAGTTTCACCTTTCGGAAAG ACAGATACTGCATCCGTTCTCCAAGAATCCATAGAGTACATCAAGTTTCTTCATGATCAAGTCACT gTTCTAAGCACTCCATACATGAAACAAGGTGCTTCCGTCCAACAACAACATCAG AAATCTGGTAAGAGTCAAGATGGAAACGAGAATCAAGAACTAAGAGCACACGGTCTGTGTCTCGTTCCCATATCGAGCACTTTTCCGGTGGCTAATGAAACAACCGCCGACTTCTGGACACCAACGTTTGGGGGCAACAGTTTCAG GTGA
- the LOC103838437 gene encoding transcription factor bHLH112 isoform X5, which translates to MSPSDHFLSPCFGQREADSDSGGSTVSIDSTLQMMGLGFSSNSSSDWNQTVLQEDLNSSFISSQDHYHGQGFLSTTSSPYLLNPACSSSSSPSPPSSSLLQTFYDQEPSQYRFLSTTSCSINDPQLSWASSKTSPHHQAAYGIINNFSNSTNSRPFWSSSSTTNLNNTPHNSFVTYSQIIPTRLEDKTKNQKTKGQSESLKRAKDNDSASKKQRISTPSPLPTFKVRKENLRDQITSLQQLVSPFGKTDTASVLQESIEYIKFLHDQVTVLSTPYMKQGASVQQQHQKSGKSQDGNENQELRAHGLCLVPISSTFPVANETTADFWTPTFGGNSFR; encoded by the exons ATGTCCCCTTCGGATCATTTCTTGTCGCCATGTTTCGGACAGCGAGAGGCTGATTCTGACAGTGGAGGAAGCACCGTGAGTATTGACTCGACGTTGCAAATGATGGGTCTAGGGTTTTCCTCAAACTCTTCTTCAGACTGGAACCAAACCGTTTT ACAAGAAGACTTAAACTCAAGCTTCATAAGCTCACAAGATCACTATCATGGCCAAGGATTCTTATCTACAACTAGTTCACCTTATCTTCTTAATCCAGCTTGTTCTTCATCTTCGTCACCTtctcctccttcctcaagcttgtTACAAACCTTTTACGATCAGGAACCGAGTCAGTACAGGTTCCTTTCTACCACTAGCTGTTCAATCAACGATCCTCAGCTCTCTTGGGCTAGTAGTAAGACAAGTCCTCATCATCAAGCTGCTTATGGAATAATTAACAACTTCTCTAACAGCACAAACTCTCGACCCTTTTGGAGTTCTTCATCAACCACTAACTTAAACAACACGCCGCATAACAGTTTTGTAACCTATTCGCAGATAATACCTACTCGTCTTGAGGACAAAACTAAG AATCAGAAGACTAAAGGCCAGAGCGAGTCTTTAAAGAGAGCAAAGGATAATGATTCCGCGTCGAAGAAACAGAGAATTAGCACGCCTTCACCATTGCCAACTTTTAAG GTGAGAAAAGAGAATCTAAGGGACCAGATTACTTCATTACAACAGTTAGTTTCACCTTTCGGAAAG ACAGATACTGCATCCGTTCTCCAAGAATCCATAGAGTACATCAAGTTTCTTCATGATCAAGTCACT gTTCTAAGCACTCCATACATGAAACAAGGTGCTTCCGTCCAACAACAACATCAG AAATCTGGTAAGAGTCAAGATGGAAACGAGAATCAAGAACTAAGAGCACACGGTCTGTGTCTCGTTCCCATATCGAGCACTTTTCCGGTGGCTAATGAAACAACCGCCGACTTCTGGACACCAACGTTTGGGGGCAACAGTTTCAG GTGA